In a genomic window of Nostoc sp. UHCC 0870:
- the hetI gene encoding 4'-phosphopantetheinyl transferase HetI has translation MTWLPAPKNLNLLPDEVHVWQFHLDRTESELENLTATLSSDELTRANRFYFPEHRQRFIAGRGILRQILGGYLGIDPELVKFDYEARGKPLLAASLQHSGLLFNLSHSQNLALCAVNYTRQIGVDLEFMRPMSDVEALAQRFFLPKEYDLMRSLPDDQKQKVFFRYWTCKEAYLKATGDGLAQLEQIEIALTPTEPARLQTSQAWSLLELVPDCNYVAALAVAGCGWELKYWQY, from the coding sequence ATGACCTGGCTACCTGCACCCAAAAATTTAAACTTATTACCAGATGAGGTTCATGTTTGGCAATTTCATCTTGATAGAACAGAATCAGAGTTAGAGAATTTAACAGCAACCTTATCTAGCGATGAACTGACTCGTGCTAACAGATTTTATTTTCCTGAACATCGGCAACGTTTTATTGCGGGTCGTGGTATTCTCAGGCAGATATTAGGCGGCTATTTGGGAATTGACCCAGAACTAGTCAAATTTGATTATGAAGCCCGTGGTAAACCATTGTTAGCCGCAAGTTTACAGCACAGTGGCTTGTTGTTTAACTTGTCGCACTCCCAAAATTTAGCTTTGTGTGCGGTGAATTATACTCGTCAAATTGGTGTGGATTTAGAGTTTATGCGTCCGATGTCGGATGTAGAAGCTTTAGCTCAAAGGTTTTTTCTACCAAAAGAATATGATTTAATGCGATCGCTACCTGACGATCAAAAACAAAAAGTTTTTTTCCGTTATTGGACTTGTAAAGAAGCTTATTTAAAAGCCACTGGTGATGGACTAGCACAATTAGAACAAATTGAGATAGCACTAACTCCCACAGAACCAGCTAGGTTACAGACATCGCAAGCTTGGAGTCTCCTAGAGCTAGTGCCTGATTGTAATTATGTTGCTGCTCTTGCTGTGGCGGGTTGTGGCTGGGAGCTAAAGTATTGGCAGTATTAA
- a CDS encoding thioester reductase domain-containing protein translates to MTVTQSYSAAEIQAWMVSHLAELLAVEADEIDPSINLESYGLDSAQAMTMVSQLEKLLGFQPSPLLLWHYPTIESLSQRLAEEVEEKSDVQDTGVVRPKNTSSLNADTPTLNLQAEAVLDPTIHPGGAIPVALPVTQPKKVFLTGSTGFLGAFIIRELLKQTQADIYCLVRAANLDEADSKLQKNLERYGICQDGSKSRVIPVIGDLSEPLLGLSSTQFQTLAAEIDTIYHSGALLNYVFPYSALKAANVLGTQEVLRLACQVKVKPVHYVSSVAVFESPVYAGQVVKEDDDFSHWEGIYLGYSQTKWVAEKLVKIASDRGLPVTIHRPPLIAADSETGIGNTHDFINLMVKGCLQMGYFPEVEYMLDMSPVDYVSKAIVHLSMQKDAIGQAFHLQHPEPVGLNVLVDWVRSFGYDINIIPYEEWQAKLIESATSTDNPLYTLRPFLLERWSDEQLTIPDLYLKARRPHISCEETVKALAGSDVACAPIDSKLFMTYIAYLLQSGFLTLA, encoded by the coding sequence ATGACTGTAACACAATCTTATAGTGCAGCAGAGATTCAAGCTTGGATGGTGTCTCATCTGGCTGAGTTACTAGCAGTAGAAGCTGATGAAATTGACCCTAGTATTAATTTAGAAAGCTATGGTTTGGATTCTGCTCAAGCCATGACTATGGTGAGTCAACTTGAGAAATTATTAGGCTTTCAACCGTCTCCTTTGTTGTTGTGGCATTATCCCACAATTGAATCATTATCACAGCGTTTAGCTGAGGAAGTGGAAGAAAAATCAGATGTACAAGACACAGGTGTTGTACGTCCAAAAAATACTTCTAGTCTCAACGCTGATACCCCCACTTTGAACTTACAGGCTGAAGCTGTTCTTGACCCTACAATTCATCCTGGTGGTGCTATTCCTGTTGCTTTACCTGTAACTCAACCGAAGAAAGTATTTTTAACTGGTTCTACCGGGTTTTTAGGTGCTTTCATTATTCGGGAATTGCTCAAGCAAACTCAGGCTGATATCTATTGTTTGGTGCGTGCTGCTAACCTGGACGAAGCTGATAGTAAGCTGCAAAAGAATTTAGAACGCTATGGAATTTGTCAGGATGGGAGTAAGTCTAGAGTTATCCCTGTGATTGGTGATTTATCTGAACCGTTGTTAGGTTTAAGTTCTACACAGTTTCAAACTTTAGCGGCGGAAATTGACACTATTTATCATAGTGGTGCTTTGTTAAATTATGTTTTCCCTTACTCAGCATTAAAAGCTGCTAACGTTTTGGGAACTCAAGAGGTTTTGCGCTTGGCTTGTCAGGTGAAAGTGAAGCCTGTGCATTATGTTTCTAGTGTGGCGGTGTTTGAATCTCCTGTCTATGCTGGCCAGGTAGTAAAAGAAGATGATGATTTCAGCCATTGGGAAGGGATTTATCTGGGTTACTCCCAAACTAAATGGGTTGCAGAAAAGTTAGTCAAGATTGCGAGCGATCGCGGTTTACCTGTTACTATTCATAGACCCCCCCTCATCGCTGCTGACAGTGAGACAGGTATCGGTAACACCCACGACTTTATCAATTTGATGGTTAAGGGTTGTCTGCAAATGGGATATTTCCCGGAAGTGGAATATATGTTGGATATGTCCCCTGTAGATTATGTCAGCAAAGCGATTGTACATCTATCGATGCAAAAAGATGCGATCGGTCAAGCTTTCCACTTACAACATCCCGAACCCGTAGGTTTGAATGTCTTAGTTGACTGGGTACGCTCTTTTGGTTATGACATTAACATCATTCCCTACGAAGAATGGCAAGCTAAGTTAATTGAAAGTGCAACCTCTACAGATAATCCTTTGTATACTTTGCGTCCTTTCCTCTTAGAGCGTTGGTCTGATGAGCAATTAACTATTCCCGATTTGTACCTGAAAGCTAGAAGACCTCACATTAGTTGTGAAGAAACTGTGAAGGCTTTGGCTGGTAGTGATGTTGCTTGTGCGCCAATTGATTCTAAGTTATTCATGACCTACATCGCGTACTTACTTCAGAGTGGTTTTTTGACTCTGGCTTAG
- a CDS encoding SDR family NAD(P)-dependent oxidoreductase, with protein MTTLTGKTVLLTDASRGLGLHIAHALAKEQATVVCVSRSPSGLEQICQAINAAGGRAISIPFDITNVAQLSSLIQQVHATVGHVDILINNAGIEINSAFADYSLSEIQSVFKTNLLAAMELTRLLLPNMMERGSGRIVNIASLAGKKGIAFNSIYSASKAGLIMWADAVRQELAGRDVDISVVCPGYISETGMTIDPCVSAPKLAGTSTPKLGLNAVMRAIKGKHTQIIVNHNPIMEGLTKLMLAMGQIAPTAVDTLYRWLDIVNFNQRRAENRRNFRYAAIGR; from the coding sequence ATGACAACTCTCACAGGTAAGACAGTCCTCTTGACCGATGCCTCACGCGGTCTTGGTTTGCACATTGCTCACGCTCTGGCTAAAGAGCAGGCAACAGTGGTGTGTGTTTCTCGTTCCCCTTCAGGATTAGAGCAAATTTGTCAAGCAATCAATGCCGCAGGTGGTCGGGCTATCTCTATTCCTTTCGATATCACCAATGTAGCACAATTATCATCTCTAATTCAGCAGGTTCACGCAACTGTCGGCCATGTTGATATTTTAATCAATAATGCTGGCATAGAAATTAATAGTGCTTTCGCAGATTATTCGCTATCAGAAATTCAGTCTGTCTTCAAAACTAATCTATTGGCTGCTATGGAATTAACTCGTTTATTACTCCCCAACATGATGGAACGAGGTAGCGGCCGCATTGTTAACATTGCTTCGCTGGCCGGTAAAAAAGGTATTGCTTTTAACAGCATTTATTCTGCCAGTAAAGCAGGTTTGATTATGTGGGCTGATGCCGTCCGTCAAGAGTTAGCTGGCCGCGATGTGGATATTTCCGTCGTTTGCCCAGGATATATTTCTGAAACTGGTATGACTATTGATCCGTGTGTATCTGCACCCAAGTTAGCGGGTACGAGTACGCCTAAACTAGGTTTAAATGCGGTAATGCGTGCAATTAAAGGCAAGCACACCCAAATCATTGTCAATCACAATCCAATTATGGAAGGTTTGACGAAATTGATGTTAGCTATGGGACAAATTGCTCCCACTGCGGTTGATACGCTTTATCGCTGGTTGGATATAGTGAATTTCAACCAAAGACGGGCAGAAAATAGGCGTAATTTTAGGTATGCTGCTATTGGACGTTAA